ATCGCTCTGCTCGATGGCCATGTTGACGCCATTGAGAATAGGCGCGCCGCCATAGCCGCCAACGACGTTCCTGAGTTCGATCAGCGCCATCCACGGGTCTCCCCAAAAAGTGGGAACCGGTTTTTGGATAAGGAGACCCGCATCTACGCCACCTCGACGGGTGTGCCGAAATAGGCTTCGACAATGGCTGGATTGGCGCGGATTTCGGCCATCGGGCCCTCGGCGATCTTCTCGCCCTGCGCCATCACGATGACCGGATCACATAGCCGCGCGATCAGATCCATATCGTGTTCGATGACGAAGAAAGTATAGCTCAACTCGCGGTTCATGCGCTCGATATTGGCCGCCAGGTCGTTGAGCAGCGTCTTGTTGACGCCGGCCGCCACCTCGTCGAGCAAGACCACCTTGGCATCGACCATCATGGTACGGCCCAGTTCGAGCAGTTTTTTCTGCCCGCCCGACAGGTTCCCCGCCAGTTCGTTGCGCACATGGCCGAGCTTCAGGAAGTCGATGACGTCCAGCGCCTTCTTGCGCACCTCGGTTTCGCGCGACTTGCTGAGACCGGGACGGAACCAGGCATTGCCGAGATATTCGCCCGGCTGGTCGCCCGGCACCACCATCAGATTTTCCAGCGCCGTCATGTTGGAGAATTCATGCGCGATCTGAAAGGTGCGCAACATGCCCGCCCGGAACAGCTCATGCGGCTTGAAGCCGGTGACATCGACCCCGTCGAAGATCACCGAGCCGCCATCGGGCACGATATTGCCGGCCACCATGTTGAACAGCGTGGATTTACCTGCCCCGTTCGGTCCGATCAGCCCGGTTATCGAGCCGCGCCTTACCGATAGCGAGCAGTTGTTGACGGCGGTGAGACCGCCAAAGCGTTTGCTGACGTTGCGAACGTCGATAACCAAGTCAGAGGACACCCAGACCCGTCCCGATTCCTGAAGCCGAAGGCACCCGGTTCAATCCGGGCGATTTTGCGGCATCTGCTCATAAGGCGGGGACATGGTCAACCTTGACCAGGCAGTCAAAGATACGCGAGCACTGCGTCGGCTGTGGATTTGTTGTTGGCGCAGGGTACGTCATAGAGCGTCGCCAGCCGCGTCAGCGCCTTCACATCGACATCATGCGGCTGCGCCGAGAGCGGGTCGATGAAGAAGATCAGCACGTCCAGCTTGCCCTCGGCGATCATGGCGCCGAGCTGCTGGTCGCCCCCCAGCGGGCCACTCTTGAGCAGCGTTACCACCATCCCGGTCGCCGCCATGACCCGGCTGCCCGTCGTGCCCGTGCCCCAGAGTTCGTGCTGGCTGAGCTTGAGCTTGTGATGCTCCGCCCAGACACAGAGGTCGTCTTTCTTGTCGTCGTGTGCCACCAGGCCGATCCGCGCCATGCTGCCCTCCAGATGCAGGCAACTTACAAGCACGCTTCACGCAAAAAGGGCAATGGCCTCGCTGAGCAGGATGCCGATCCGGTCCACCGGAATGTCGTCGCCCGGCACGAGGCGCAGATAGCGCCCCTTCTTGAGCCCATCCCCGGCCAGCAAGCCATCGCCATGCGCCAGCAATCGCCCATGCTCGAAATAGAGCGACACCCGGTCGGCCTGGGCAAAGACCGAACAGACATGCCCGGCGCCCGCATGGCGGAAATTGACCGATCTCCAGCCGCTCATCACCTTGCCCGAAAGACCCGGATGCGCCGCAACCAGCGCCACCAGCCGGGCTGTGAGCTCGGCCACCGGCGCCGGCAAGGGCGCGATCAGCGCTGCGAAGTCGCTGGAATAGACCGGATCGACGGCGGAAGTGAGCATGGCGGCGTCCCGATTTTGACACCGCGCCACCCTGCCGCTCGCTGCTGACAGGGCGTGTCAGCAGCGGAATCGCCGACCTAGAACTCGTTCCAATCCAGCTTGATGGCGGCATTGCCCACCGTCTTGAGGGCCGGCATTGCGCGGGCGGGCGCCCGGACCGGCGCTGTTGCGGCACCATCCATCTTGAACACATCGACGATACGGTCGAGTTCGCTCGCCTGTGCCTCGGTCTGTTCGATGGCCGCATTGGTTTCTTCCACCAGCGCCGCATTGTGCTGGGTCATTTCGTCCATCTGGCGCACCGCCACCGTGACCTCGTCCAGCGCCGCGGCCTGTTCGCTGTTGGCCCGGGCTATGGCGTCGATCAGTGTCGAACTTTCCTGTGCTCCGCCCAGAATGGCAAGCAGCTTTTCCGAGGCCTGCCCCACCAGCCGCGCACCATTTTTGACCTCGCCGGCACTGGCCTCGATCAACACTTTGACATCGGCCGAGGCACTGGCGGCCGATTGCGCCAGTCGCCGCACTTCCACCGCGACCACGGCAAAGCCCGCACCGGCCTCCCCGGCCCGCGCCGCCTCGACCGAAGCATTGAGCGCCAGCAGGTTGGTCTGGAAGGCGATGTCGTCGATCAGCCCGATAATGTTGGAAATCTTGCCCGAACTGGTCTCGATCGCCGCCATGGCTGCATTGGCCTCGGTCATCACGGCGCCGCCCTCAGTCGCGCTGGCCGACACGGCCTTTGCCTTCTGGCTGGCCGTTGCCGCTCGGGTCGCGTTTTCCTGCACCGCGGTCGACAACTGCTCGACCGAGGCCGACGTCTCCTCGATGGTTGCTGCCTGTCTGGTCGTGCGCTCGGACAGATCGTTGGCGCCCGAAAGGATTTCGCTGGTCGCCGTCTTCAGTGATCGTGACGTTTTCTGCAGCCCGTTGACGATATCGAACAACCGGCTCAGCGACTGGTTGAAGGCCAGCCGCGCGCCGCTCGTAGTGGCCCGTGAACTGGGTATCGATTCGTCCCGTCAGGTCCCCTTCGGCCATCTTGGCGAGGCTGGCCGTCAGCTCGCCGATAATCCCCTCAGCCCGTTTGCGCTCGGTGATGTCGGTCGCGAACTTGATGACCTTCACCGGCTTACCACGCGCATCCAGGATCGGATTGTAGGACGCCTGGATCCAGACCTCCTTGCCGCCCTTGCCGAAGCGCTGAAATTCCGCGGCAATATATTCACCGGCACGCAGCCGCTCCCAGAATCGGGCATAGTCCGCGCCGCCAGTATAGGCCGGATCGCAGAACATGCGGTGGTGCTTGCCGGCAATCTCGTCCATCCGATAGCCCAGCGTGGCCAGGAAATTCTCGTTGGCCCGCTGCACGATGCCATCGAGGTCGAATTCGATCATGGCCTGTGCCCGGCTGATCGCGGCCATCTGAGCCTCGTGATCGGCCGCCTGGTTCTTCTGGGCGGTAATGTCGGTAGCAAATTTGATGATCTTGACCGGCTTGCCACGCTTGTCCAGGACCGGATTGTAGGACGCTTGTATCCAGACGTCCCGCCCGCCCTTGGCAATACGCCTGTAAACCGCGGCCTGGAACTCGCCAGCAGCAAGGTCCGCCCAGAACTGGCTATAGGCCGGTGATTGCGCCTCAACCGGATCGACAAACATCCTGTGATGCTTGCCGACGATCTCTTCGAGCCTGTAGCCCAGGGCCGCAAGGAAATTCTCGTTGGCGGAGATGATGCTGCCATCGAGATTGAACTCGATAACTGCCTGGCTGCGCATGATTGCGTCAACCCTGGCCCGCTCGTCACTGCTGCTCTGTGCAAACATACCCATCGAGAAAGGCCTCCAGCCCCGCCCTGCCGCCTTGCGGCACCTGCGTAAATGTTATGAAGAAGAATTGGATAAGCGGAGGTTCCGGCTCTGCTCGCAGGTTCTGCGTAGCCGACTAAGCAGATGTCCCAGGTCGTGCCCTGGCTGCCAGTCCCAAGGGCAAGGTTCTGCCGGTCGCAATTGTGTTGCTGTCTGCTGCATGGCCGCACGTTCACCTGCCACCACCGGCCCCCATGGCGATGATCGACATTGTTCTGCGCCCATCTTCGAGGCTGACCGCGAAAGGTTAAGAGAACGCCAATTCCGATGCGGCGGAAACAAAAAGGACACCCCGCATGGCGACCACCGGCTGATCTGCCCGACTAGAACTCGTTCCAGTCCGGCGCGATGGCGGTATTGCCCACCGTGGCCACCCTGGGACGCGCCTGCGGCGGTACCCGGCGCACCGGCGAGGCGACGGCGCCGATCTTGAACACATCGACGATGCCGTCGAGTTCGCTGGCCTGCACCTCGGTCTGCTCGATGGCGGCATTGGTTTCTTCCACCAGCGCCGCATTATGCTGGGTCATCTCGTCCATCTGCCGCACCGCAACCGCCACTTCCTCGAGCGAGGACGCCTGATCCTTGTTGGCCTGGGCGATGGTGTCGATGAGTGCGGCGCTTTCCTGCGCCCCGGCCAGGATATCGAGCAGGGTTTCGGCGGCCTGTCCAACCAGCCGCGTCCCGGCGCGCACCTCGGCAGCACTGGCTTCGATCAGGGCTTTCACCTCACTCGATGCATTGGCCGCCGATTGCGCTAGGCGGCGTACTTCCACAGCAACCACGGCAAAGCCCTTGCCGGCATCGCCGGCGCGGGCTGCTTCCACCGAGGCGTTGAGCGCCAGCAGGTTGGTCTGGAAGGCGATATCGTCGATCATGCCGATAATGTTGGAAATCTTGGCCGAACTGGCTTCGATCGCCGACATGGCCTGGTTGGCTTCCTTCATCACCTCGCCGCCCTGCGTGGCATTCTGCGACACGGCCTGGGCCTTGTCGCTCGCCGTCGCCGCACGGCGGGCATTTTCCACCACGGCCAGCGACAATTGCTCGACCGAAGCCGACGTCTCCTCGATCGTGGCTGCCTGCCTTGTGGTGCGTTCGGACAGGTCGTTGGCGCCGGAGAGAATTTCCCCGGTCGCGGTCTTGAGCGAGCGCGAGGTCTGCTGCAACTGACCGACGATCCCGGTCAGCTTCTCGGCCACCGCATTGGTATCGCCCTTGATCTGCTCGAATTCCGGCTCGAAATCGTCGGTGATGCGGGTCGTGAGGTCACCCTGTGCCATATCGCGCAGCACCGCCCCGGTGAGGGTCACCGCGCGGTTGATCTTGGCCTGGGCCTCGGCGTCCGCGGCCTTGGCATCGGCCGTGAGCTTCTCGAAATAGACGGACACGCCGATATCGATATCGAGCAGCATGGATTTGAGCACATCGGCCAGCGCCATGCCCATCGCGTCGGTCGCCGCCATCACCTCTTCGGGTGAGACCGCCTTGCGCCCGAACCGTTTCGCCTTGGGTTGCAGGGCCTCGGCCATCACGTCGCGAACCAGGCCCAGCACCAGCGTTTCCACGATGATGCCATAGCCCCCGATATGCCAGCGCGGCTCCAGCCCGATCTGGGCATGGCGCAGGCCGACGCGAGAACTGGCCTCGTAATAGGCGTCGTCGAACTGGCCGGCGGCAATCGCCTTCCAGTGTCCGACCTGCTTGGATTGGGCCCGGTCCATCTGCTGCTTGCCATCGAAGAATTTCATGACCGCCGGAACCGTGGCGATCTTGGCGTAGAACTTGTCCAGCGCCAACGGCAGATGCCGGTCGACATGCGCCTGGACCGTTGCCAGCCGGCGCTGCGCCGCCGCGTCGAGGCCGATGAAATCGAGACGGGACTGCAGGGCGTCTTTGGGAGTTGAGGTCGATGACATTATGGGCTCACGAATAATGGTTCCGAGGTTCGACCATCCGCGACTCCCAAATCGTGATCTGGATCAAACCGGCGCCATCCAGCCACCGACATGGTAAAGAGATGGTGAACGGAGCGATGTATGCACCCGCGACATCTTCCACCGGCACCGCAGACCGAATCCCAGTCATCGCAAAAGTCGGCGACAGGCTAGGAGCCGCCGAATCTCGTCGCCAGTTGCGCCAATTGCTTAGGTAGTTTCGGGTGGCCCTAGCCGGCTTTGCCGCGCCCGAAATAGGCGCCGGCGACCGCCTTGAGATCGCCAATCACGCCGCGTGCACCACTTTCGCGTTCCGGCGCCGGCCTGGCGCCCCCACCAAGGGTGAAGACGCTGATGACCCGGTCGAGTTCGTTGGCCTGCGCCTCGGTCTGTTCGATGGCGGCATTGGTCTCTTCCACCAGGGCCGCATTGTGCTGGGTCATCTCGTCGAGCTGGCGCACCGCCACATTGACCTCGTCGATCGAGGCGGCCTGTTCGCGGCTGGCGCGCGCGATCCCGTCCAGCATGGTCGCATTGGCGCGAATGGCTTCCTGCACCACCACCAGCCGCTCGGCAGCGCTCGCCACCAGTCGCGTGCCGCCCTTCACCTCGTCGGCCGACTGTTCGATCAGCGCCTTGACGTCGGATGACGCACTGGCGGCCGACTGGGCCAGTCGCCGCACTTCCACGGCAACCACTGCAAAGCCCGCACCGGCCTCTCCGGCCCGCGCCGCCTCCACCGAGGCATTGAGCGCCAGGAGGTTGGTCTGGAAGGCGATGTCGTCGATCAGGCCGATAATGTTGGAAATCTTGGCCGAGGACTGCGTGATGCGGTCCATCGCCCCGGTCGCTTCGCCCATCACCGCGCCGCTGGCCTCGGCCTCGCTCGAAACCGTCCGGGCCTGCTGGCTTGCCTGCTCGGCCTGGGCGGCATTGTCGACCACCGTCCGGCTGAGCTGCTCGATGGCGGCACTGGTCTCCTCGATCGTCGCGGCCTGCCGCGTCGTGCGTTCGGAAAGATCGTTGGCGCCGGAGAGAATTTCGCCGGTGGCGGTCTTGAGCGTGCCCGACGTGCCGCGCAACTGGGTGATGATGTCGCCGAGCTGCTCGGCCACGCCATTGGTATCCTGCTTGAGCCGGGCAAAGGCGCCCTTGTAGTCGCCGGTCATGCGGTGGGTCAGGTCGGCACGGGCCAGCGAGGCCAGCACGCTGCCGGTTTCGGTCAGGCCGCGATCGACCGTCGCCACCAGGTCGTTGACATCGAGCGCCAGCTGCCGCAGCTCGGGATCGTCGAGTTCGGTGCCGACGCGGCGCGAGAAATCGCCATCTATGGCCGCGCCGACCACCGCGCCGATATCCTGCTGCAAGCCCTGGATGACGGTGACGCGCCTGGCGCGCTCCTCGCTCATATCGAGCTCGGCGCTCCTGAGGTCACGCATCTTGAGACCATTGCTGCGGAACACATCCACGGCCTCGGCCATGTAACCCAGCTCGTCGGCGCGCTCGAGGCCGGGCACCACGGCATCCAGCTTGTCGCCGGCGATTTCGGCCATGGCATCGGTGAGGCGGGTGATCGGCCGCGTGATCGTGCGAGCAATGAGAATGCTCGTTATCGCCGCCAGCGCCAGCAGCACCAGCCCGATGACAAGCATCGTATTGCGCAACCCGGCCGATGGCGCGGAAATATCGGCTTCGCTTTCCAGCGCCACCACGGCCCAGTCGACGCCGCCAAAGGTCAGCGGCTCGCTGGCGGCCACATAGGCTGCGCCCTCATGATGCGACAGCGGCCCGATCGCCGCCGTCCCAGCCAGCGCCGCGCTCACCGCGTCGCCCTGCAGCGACAGCACCAGCACGTCATTATCTTCCGTTCGGGCGGCATCATTGCGCACCAGCCCATCCTGGCCGACGAGATAGGTCTCCCCGCTCTCGCCCAAGCCCTGCGTGCGATCCAGCACTTCGCCAATGCGGCCGGTGGACATCTGGTAGGCGAGCACGCCGATCAGAAAACCCTGATCAAAGACCGGCGAAGCAATGAAACTTGCCGGGGCGCCACCGCTCGGGCCATAGGGCGCGAAATCGGACAGGAAGACCTGCCCCGCCTCGCCCGCCATGGCTGATCGCACCACCTTGCCCAGGTCGCTATCGGCCCATGGCCCACCGCCTTCGGCGAAATTGGTGGCGAAATCGGCGTCCTTGGAGACGGTGTAGACATTGTTGAAATTGGTATCGAACAGCAGGACGTCGTAATAGCCGCGCCGTTCCTGCATATCGCGGAAATCGGCATGGAGGCTTCGGTGATGCAGGTCATAGACCGGCAGCCAGTCCGAGGTTTCGAGCTTGAGCCGTTCGCCCGCCGGATTGGGATTGCGGGTGATATAGGCGTCCTGCAGCAGCTCGACCGGGTCGCCCTGCCCCTTCAGCGAGCGCATGGCGCCCGAAAACAGATCGATGGCGGCGGCGATTTCCGACCGCCCGGCAAACAGCGTCAAATCCTCGGCGACTTCATTGAGATAGGCATCGAGCGACGAGCGCGCATTGGCCGCCGCGGCAGTCAGGCGCTGCTCGGCCTGGTTGTTGACGATGCTGCTGCTGACCGCATAGGCCGCCAGCGCCAGGCTGGCGCCGGTGACGAGCGCGATCGCCACCACCATGGCCGGCAGCTTGAAGGCAAGTTTGAGCTGGGTCGTCATCGAGAGAGCTTCCGGAGTTGTGGCACTGCTGCCTTTTGCCAAGGCATGCCCGCTTCTCCTCTTCCGCGGCCATGACGCACGGAAACCATAGGAAGATGATGGTTAAGGAAGCCCTTCCTTGCCTGTCATGAGACCGTCATCGGCTTCCGGGGATAGACCCCCCCGGAAGCCATGGATGATGGGGCCTAGAACTCGTTCCAGTCGGCCGAAATCGCCGCATTGCCCTGGCTGAGATAGGCCTGTGCCGCCTTGCGGACATTGGCCGGGCGGACCGGGGCGGGCGCTGCGGAAGCCCGGGCCGGAGCGGCACGCTCGCCGCCCGTATGGAACACGGCCACGATGTCATCAAGCGCGCTGGCCTGGGCCTCGGTCTGCTCGATGGCGGCATTGGTCTCTTCCACCAGTGCCGCATTGTGCTGGGTCATCTCGTCCATGGTGCGGACGGCGATATTGACCTCCTCGATGGCCGAAGCCTGCTCGCGGCTGTCCCGGGCAATGCCGTCCATCAACTGGTCATTAGCACGCGCCGCTTCCAGCATGGCCGAAAGCCGCCCCGCCGCGTCCGAAACCAGGCGCGAACCCAGTCCCACTTCCCCGGCAGACTGCTCGATCAGCACCTTGACGTCGGCCGAAGCGCTGGCCGCCGATTGGGCGAGGCGCCGCACTTCCACGGCCACCACGGCAAAGCCCTTGCCGGCATCGCCGGCCCGGGCCGCTTCCACCGAGGCGTTGAGCGCCAGCAGGTTTGTCTGGAAGGCGATATCGTCGATCAGCCCGATAATGTTGGAAATCTTGCCCGAGCTGGTCTCGATGGCCGTCATGGCCGCATTGGCCTTTTCCATGACCTGCCCGCCTTCTTCGGCGGTGCGGGTCACCTCGGCCGCGTTGATGCTGGCATCCTTGGCGCGCTGCGCATTCTGCAGCACGGTCGAGGCCAGTTGCTCCATAGCCGCCGACGTCTCCTCGATCGTCGCCGCCTGCTTTGTGGTGCGTTCGGAGAGGTCGTTCGCACCCGACAGGATTTCCCCCGTCGCGGTCTTGAGCGTGCGCGAGGTCGAACGCAATTGCGTCACCACCTCGTTGAGCTTGTCCGCCACCGCATTGGTATCGGCCTTGAGGCGGGCAAAGGCGCCCTGATACTCGCCATCCATGCGCATGGTGAGGTCCGTATTGGCCAAAGCCGTTAGCACCCTGCCGGTCTCGCCGAGGCCCCGGTCCACCGTGGCGACGAGGCTGTTGACGCTGCTGGCCAGGCCGTTGAGCTCGGGATCGGGGAATTCGGTCTCGACCCGCTTGCTGAAATCGCCGGCAATGGCGCAATCGACCACCTGGCCGAAGGCGCCTTGCAGGTCGCTCATCATGGAGCGACGATTCTGCTCCTCGGCCACGATGCGCGCGGCTTCCGCCTCGGTCATCTGGCTGACCTTGAGCCCGTTCTGGCGGAACACTTCCACCGCCCGTGCCATGGCGCCGATTTCGTCGCGGTTTTCGCCATAGGGCACCGCAACGTCGTAATTGCCTTCGGCCAGCCCATCCATGATGCCCGTCATCCTGCGGATCGGCCTGGCCAGCACGCCGGCACCGAACCAGACCAGCGCCAGCACCGCCACCAGCAGCGCTGCAGAGGCTGCCAGGGCCATGTTGCGCATCTGGTCGACACCGGCAAAGATCGTTGCCGCCGGCACATCCATCAGCATGGTCCACTGGTCGGTCACCCCGTCGAACGACAGTTGCGTCGCAATGACGAACTGCTGCGTGCCGGTGGCATCGGCATAGTAGAGGCCCTTTTGCAGCAGGGCCGGATCCAGCAGCGCACCGGCAACATCGGGTGCCACCTTGGTGCCGACAAGCGCCGGGTCAGGGCTGGCAATCCACTGGCCGTCGCTGCTGACCAGCGACACATTGCCGACATCGAAGGGCCGGAGCTGGCCAATCACACCGGCAATCGTATCGAGGCCGAGATCGGCGGTGACGATACCGACCGGCTTGCCCGCCTTGTGCACGGGAATGCTGATCGTGGTCATCAGCACATCGACGCCATTGACCGCATAGGAAAACGGTGGCGTCAGCACCGCACGATCTTCGGCCAAAGGCAGGTCATACCAGTTTGCATTGTCCGCCGACATATCCAGCAACTCGACGACGACCTTGCCGTTCTGGTTGGTGAAATAGGGCACGAAGCGGCCGCTGGCGTCGGAATATTTATGCCCGATAAAGCCGGCATCATTGCCGTCGAGGGCGTTGGCATTGAAGGCCAGGGTCATGCCGGTCAGCGCCGGGCGGGACGCCGCAGCCGCGGTCATCAGGCGACCGAGCTGATCGCGGTCGGCCACGCCTTCCGATATGGTTCCTTCCACTGCGGCGCTTACGCCGCGGGCCAGTGAAATAATGCCGCCCATCTGGCCCGATGCCAGCTCGCTATACTGTCCCAGCAGCGCGCGCGCCCGCGCCTCGGCTTCGTTGCCCGCCGTGCCATACATCAGCGCCGTTCCGCCGAAGACGATGGCGCACATCGAAGCTGCAAACAACACACCTGCGCCGATCACCAGCTTCATCTGGATCGACAGGTTGGAGAATTTCATTCTGTATTCCCTACCAAGTTTGCCTCTGGCGAAGGCGGCCTATTGACCGTTTCTGGTCGTTCCACCGGCTGCAGCTATGCTTGACGGGTATCCGCACGCGTCTCGGCGCCATCCGCGCAAAGCGGATGAGCAGGTTCAGATTGCGGGGAAAGCGACGCCATATTGCTCCCGCCGTGATGTTCGCCACGGCATGCCCAAGTCAAAGTACAACTGCGTCCGCAATCACCCTGTCAGAGCGCCCTTAAGGCCGGGTTAAGCACGATAGACTGCAGCCGGCATGAAAAAGGGCGCCACAGGGCGCCCTTCGCAAGTAACGGCATTGTAGAGCCGTCAGAACTCGGACCAGTCCTTGGCGATGGCCGCATTGCCCTGCGTGAGATAGGAGCGAGCAGCCGACCGGACCTTGTCGACCACGCCGCGCCCTTGCGTCGGCAAGCCGCGCTCCTGCGTCGGCACGCCACGCGCCGGGGCGGTAGCGGGCCGCGCCGTCTCGTCGATGGTGAAGATATCCACCACCCGGTCGAGTTCGCTGGCCTGGGCCTCGGTCTGCTCGATGGCGGCATTGGTTTCTTCCACCAAAGCGGCATTATGCTGGGTCATCTCGTCCAGGGTGCGCACGGCCACCGACACTTCATCGATGGCGGCTGCCTGTTCGCGGCTGGCCCTGGCGATAGCCTGCATCAGGGTGGCATTCTCGTCGACTGCATCCAGCATGGCCGTCAACTGCTCGGAGGCGTTGGACACCAGCTTGCTGCCGCCCTTGACCTCGTTGGCGCTCTGTTCGATCAACGCCTTGACGTCGGCCGAAGCGCTGGCCGCCGACTGCGCCAGGCGCCGCACTTCCACCGCCACCACGGCGAAACCCTTGCCGGCATCGCCGGCCCGGGCCGCTTCCACCGACGCGTTCAGCGCCAGCAGATTGGTCTGGAAGGCGATATCGTCGATCATGCCGATAATGTTGGAAATCTTGGCCGAACTGGAGGTGATGCGTTCCATCGCCTCATTGGCCTCGGCCATGGTTTCCCCGCTCTGCGCCGCACTGTGGGATACCGACTTGGCCTTGACGTCGGCGTCTTCCGCCATGCGGGCATTGTCGGCCACGGTCGAAGCAAGCTGCTCCATGGCAGCCGAAGTTTCCTCGATCGTCGCCGCCTGCTTGGTGGTGCGTTCGGAGAGATCATTGGCCCCGGAGAGGATTTCCCCCGTCGCGGTCTTGAGGGCACGCGAGGTCGAGCGCAATTGCGTCACCACATCGGTCAGCTTGTCGCCCACCGCATTGGTATCGGCCTTGAGCTTGGCAAACGCGCCCTGATAATCACCCGCCATCCGCCTTGTGAGATTGGTATCGGCCAGCGCGGCCAGCACGTCGCCGGTTTCGCTGATGCCGCGATCCACCGTCTCGACCAGGTTGTTGACGCTGCCGGCCAGCGCATTGAGCTCGGGATCGGGGAATTGCGCGTGGACGCGCTTGGAGAAATCGCCGGCAATAGCGGCATCCACCACCTCGCCGAAGGCGGCCTGCAAGGCTACCATCATGTCGGTACGCTCGACCCGGCGGCGCTGCGAAGCCGCGCGCTCTTCCTCGGTCATCTGGCTGACCTTGAGCCCGTTCTCGCGGAAGATTTCGACCGCGCGGGCCATCTCGCCGACTTCATTGCCACGGGTGATGAACGGCACTTCGGCTTCGTAATCGCCCTCGGCCACCGCCTTCATGGTCTGCGCCAGCTTCGGCACCGCCGCCATCATCAGGCGGGACATGACATAGCCCAACACGCCCAGGATCACGAGGCTCACCGCGCCCACGCCCAGCAGGATCCACAGGGTGGAGAGAATACCCGCCTCGAGCCGGGCCTTGTCCGTGCCGGCATACAGCACGCCGATCAGCCGGCTTTCCTGGTCCAGTATGGGTTGATACGCCGTATAATAGGCGGTGCCCTGCACTGTGGCTTCGCCAAAATAGGACTTGCCTTCGACCAGCGAAGCATAGGCGGGATCGGTCTGGTCCAGCACGCCGCCCAGCATGCGTTCACCCTCGGGCGTCAGCAGCGTGCTGCTCAGGGCGATGAGGGGTTTGTCGGCCGCCTCTGCGCCGTAGATGGTCACGTTTTCGCCGGTGAGACGAACCACCGAATCCACCAGGTCGTGATTGACGAACAGGCGCGGCATGGCCCAGGTCTTGACCGAAGCGATGCTGCCATCCTCTGCCCAGGCCACCTCGGAACCGGGCAGCTTGCCGCCCACCACCGTCGCCGCCGTGCGCAGGTCGCCTTCCAGTTGCGCCATGGCATTGGCGCGGGTCGAGGCGCTGAGATTGACATAGGTCGCCGTCGTCACCGCCGCGATGGATACGATGATGGCGGAAATCACCAAGGTGGCGATCATCGTCGTCAACTTGATATTGCCCAGGACGTGCCCAGCGCGCTTCAGCATATCGATTTACCCCGTATCCCCGCGCGGTTCGGTGGAATCCGCCCGCGCCCCAATCGGGAAAAAATATCAGGGCAGGCTTAATCGAGTGTTTATCGATTTGTCTGGACAAGTTGCGGTCGCGAAATATCGCGAACAATAAAAACCCCGCGGAGCCTTGCGCCGCGGGGTTTTATACTTGCCGTCCCGTTGGAGACTAGAACTCGCTCCAATCCGGCGCCACGGCAGCATTGCCATGGGTGGTCAGATTGGCGGAGGCCGCCGATAGCCGCTGCTGCAGGTCGCGGGCGCCGCCAGCGGGTGCTGCCCGATCGACTCGCGCTTTCGCCGCCTCCTGCTGGGCGATGCGGAACACATCGACAATGCGGTCGAGTTCGGTCGCCTGGGCCTCGGTCTGCTCGATGGCGGCATTGGTTTCTTCCACCAG
This sequence is a window from Devosia ginsengisoli. Protein-coding genes within it:
- a CDS encoding methyl-accepting chemotaxis protein, which codes for MKFSNLSIQMKLVIGAGVLFAASMCAIVFGGTALMYGTAGNEAEARARALLGQYSELASGQMGGIISLARGVSAAVEGTISEGVADRDQLGRLMTAAAASRPALTGMTLAFNANALDGNDAGFIGHKYSDASGRFVPYFTNQNGKVVVELLDMSADNANWYDLPLAEDRAVLTPPFSYAVNGVDVLMTTISIPVHKAGKPVGIVTADLGLDTIAGVIGQLRPFDVGNVSLVSSDGQWIASPDPALVGTKVAPDVAGALLDPALLQKGLYYADATGTQQFVIATQLSFDGVTDQWTMLMDVPAATIFAGVDQMRNMALAASAALLVAVLALVWFGAGVLARPIRRMTGIMDGLAEGNYDVAVPYGENRDEIGAMARAVEVFRQNGLKVSQMTEAEAARIVAEEQNRRSMMSDLQGAFGQVVDCAIAGDFSKRVETEFPDPELNGLASSVNSLVATVDRGLGETGRVLTALANTDLTMRMDGEYQGAFARLKADTNAVADKLNEVVTQLRSTSRTLKTATGEILSGANDLSERTTKQAATIEETSAAMEQLASTVLQNAQRAKDASINAAEVTRTAEEGGQVMEKANAAMTAIETSSGKISNIIGLIDDIAFQTNLLALNASVEAARAGDAGKGFAVVAVEVRRLAQSAASASADVKVLIEQSAGEVGLGSRLVSDAAGRLSAMLEAARANDQLMDGIARDSREQASAIEEVNIAVRTMDEMTQHNAALVEETNAAIEQTEAQASALDDIVAVFHTGGERAAPARASAAPAPVRPANVRKAAQAYLSQGNAAISADWNEF
- a CDS encoding methyl-accepting chemotaxis protein; the protein is MLKRAGHVLGNIKLTTMIATLVISAIIVSIAAVTTATYVNLSASTRANAMAQLEGDLRTAATVVGGKLPGSEVAWAEDGSIASVKTWAMPRLFVNHDLVDSVVRLTGENVTIYGAEAADKPLIALSSTLLTPEGERMLGGVLDQTDPAYASLVEGKSYFGEATVQGTAYYTAYQPILDQESRLIGVLYAGTDKARLEAGILSTLWILLGVGAVSLVILGVLGYVMSRLMMAAVPKLAQTMKAVAEGDYEAEVPFITRGNEVGEMARAVEIFRENGLKVSQMTEEERAASQRRRVERTDMMVALQAAFGEVVDAAIAGDFSKRVHAQFPDPELNALAGSVNNLVETVDRGISETGDVLAALADTNLTRRMAGDYQGAFAKLKADTNAVGDKLTDVVTQLRSTSRALKTATGEILSGANDLSERTTKQAATIEETSAAMEQLASTVADNARMAEDADVKAKSVSHSAAQSGETMAEANEAMERITSSSAKISNIIGMIDDIAFQTNLLALNASVEAARAGDAGKGFAVVAVEVRRLAQSAASASADVKALIEQSANEVKGGSKLVSNASEQLTAMLDAVDENATLMQAIARASREQAAAIDEVSVAVRTLDEMTQHNAALVEETNAAIEQTEAQASELDRVVDIFTIDETARPATAPARGVPTQERGLPTQGRGVVDKVRSAARSYLTQGNAAIAKDWSEF